In Chryseobacterium turcicum, a single window of DNA contains:
- a CDS encoding OsmC family protein: protein MKNHQYKSKIEWTGNTGESTKNYRSYERSYIISVDGKAEIEGSSDPAFLGNPALHNPEDLLLASVSSCHLLWYLHFCSVNKILVLEYLDFAEGTMIESENGSGKFTEIILKPQILVSEKDMVEKAIELHQNANEYCFIANSLNFKVKHQPEIKYKND from the coding sequence ATGAAAAATCATCAATACAAATCAAAAATAGAATGGACAGGAAATACCGGTGAGTCCACAAAAAATTACCGTTCCTATGAAAGAAGCTATATCATTTCGGTGGATGGAAAAGCAGAAATCGAAGGTTCTTCTGACCCTGCGTTTTTAGGGAATCCGGCGCTTCATAATCCTGAAGATTTGTTGCTAGCTTCTGTTTCTTCTTGTCATCTTTTGTGGTATTTACATTTTTGTTCGGTCAATAAAATTTTAGTTTTGGAGTATCTTGATTTTGCTGAAGGAACAATGATAGAAAGCGAAAACGGAAGTGGAAAATTTACAGAAATCATCCTAAAACCCCAAATTTTGGTTTCGGAAAAAGATATGGTCGAAAAAGCAATCGAACTTCATCAAAATGCAAATGAATATTGTTTCATTGCCAACTCATTAAATTTTAAAGTAAAACATCAACCCGAAATCAAGTATAAAAATGATTAA
- the tnpA gene encoding IS200/IS605 family transposase, with protein MSQSLVKNYIHIVFSTKHREDFIDENIEKELFSYIATLCKDSESTALQIGGTDNHIHILCLLSKKIALMKLVQEIKAHSSKWIKTKGKKYENFFWQDGYGAFSVSPNNIFPVTSYIKNQREHHREFDFKTEVINYYKKYQIEYDEKYLWD; from the coding sequence ATGTCACAATCATTAGTTAAAAATTACATCCATATTGTTTTTAGTACAAAACATCGCGAAGATTTTATTGATGAAAACATAGAAAAAGAATTGTTCTCATACATTGCCACGCTATGTAAAGATTCTGAAAGCACGGCATTGCAAATTGGAGGTACAGATAATCATATACATATTCTTTGTTTACTTTCAAAAAAGATAGCTTTAATGAAATTGGTGCAGGAAATAAAAGCGCATTCATCAAAATGGATAAAAACGAAAGGTAAAAAGTATGAAAATTTCTTTTGGCAAGATGGTTATGGTGCTTTTTCCGTAAGTCCAAATAATATTTTCCCAGTGACGAGTTATATTAAAAATCAAAGAGAACATCATAGAGAATTTGATTTCAAAACAGAAGTCATTAATTATTATAAAAAATACCAAATTGAATATGATGAAAAATATCTTTGGGATTAA
- a CDS encoding phosphoribosylanthranilate isomerase: MIESQQPSTNNRQPKLKVCGLTQLNQIRELVALKIDFLGFIFYEKSPRYVLNYLSLKEIAEIPHFRKVGVFVNESIKAIVEITSEAQLDMIQLHGDEDEKFILQLRQLIGENIKIINVIRIGNQSSDELQKTINQQPSTINYLLFDTDSIAFGGTGKTFNWNILNDIEIPLPYFLSGGISLENVENLKKIVKVNLHENKTLTKLKQPFALDINSKFEIEPGIKDVEKIKEFKDSIKNES, encoded by the coding sequence ATGATTGAAAGCCAACAACCATCAACCAACAACCGTCAACCAAAGCTAAAAGTTTGTGGTTTGACACAGCTCAATCAAATTCGTGAATTAGTGGCATTAAAAATTGATTTTCTTGGCTTTATTTTCTACGAAAAATCACCAAGATACGTTTTGAATTATTTGAGTTTAAAAGAAATTGCTGAAATTCCACATTTTAGAAAAGTTGGCGTTTTTGTAAATGAAAGCATTAAAGCAATTGTGGAAATCACTTCAGAAGCTCAGCTTGATATGATTCAATTACACGGAGATGAAGATGAAAAATTCATATTGCAATTAAGACAATTAATAGGCGAAAACATTAAAATTATCAACGTTATTAGAATTGGCAACCAATCTTCTGATGAATTACAAAAAACCATCAACCAACAACCATCAACTATCAACTATCTCCTTTTCGACACCGATTCTATAGCGTTCGGCGGAACAGGAAAAACATTCAATTGGAATATTTTGAACGACATAGAGATTCCACTTCCTTATTTTTTAAGCGGCGGAATTTCTTTAGAAAATGTTGAAAATTTGAAAAAAATTGTCAAAGTTAATCTGCATGAAAATAAAACTTTGACAAAGTTAAAACAACCATTCGCCCTCGATATCAATTCAAAATTTGAAATTGAACCTGGAATTAAAGATGTAGAAAAAATAAAAGAATTTAAAGATTCAATAAAGAACGAGTCCTGA
- the trpC gene encoding indole-3-glycerol phosphate synthase TrpC, translating into MNILDKIIERKRQEVKDSKSKISVEQLKDSEFFNRETFSLKETIKTKSGIIAEYKRQSPSKGIINNQISPLEVTSAYEKFGASAISILTDKDFFGGSFNDILSVRNHIQIPILRKDFMIDEYQFYEAKSIGADVILLIAACLSPQQVSEFTDLAHQLNLEVLLEIHTEEELKHINKNIDFVGINNRNLKDFKVDLQHSVNLKNQLPENILSIAESGIYNEEDFRFLKEKGFDGFLMGEYFMKNENPGNKFREFVSNVTI; encoded by the coding sequence ATGAACATTTTAGACAAAATCATAGAAAGAAAAAGGCAGGAAGTTAAAGATTCAAAATCTAAAATCTCTGTGGAACAACTTAAAGATTCCGAATTTTTCAACCGAGAAACTTTTTCGTTAAAAGAAACGATTAAAACAAAATCCGGAATTATTGCTGAATATAAAAGACAATCGCCTTCAAAAGGGATTATTAATAATCAAATTTCGCCTTTAGAAGTAACTTCAGCGTATGAAAAATTTGGGGCAAGTGCAATTTCCATTCTTACCGACAAAGATTTTTTCGGTGGAAGTTTTAATGATATTTTAAGCGTAAGAAATCATATCCAAATTCCGATTTTGCGAAAAGATTTTATGATTGATGAATATCAGTTTTATGAAGCAAAGTCAATTGGAGCTGATGTTATTTTGTTGATTGCAGCTTGTCTTTCGCCACAACAAGTTTCAGAGTTTACCGATTTGGCTCATCAATTAAATTTAGAGGTTTTATTGGAAATTCATACTGAGGAAGAACTCAAACATATTAACAAAAACATCGATTTTGTAGGAATTAATAACAGAAACTTAAAAGATTTCAAAGTTGATTTACAACATTCTGTAAACCTAAAAAATCAGCTTCCAGAAAATATTTTATCGATTGCAGAAAGCGGAATTTATAACGAAGAAGATTTCAGATTCTTAAAAGAAAAAGGATTTGACGGTTTTTTGATGGGCGAATATTTTATGAAAAATGAAAATCCGGGAAATAAATTCAGAGAATTTGTTTCTAATGTAACAATATAA
- the trpD gene encoding anthranilate phosphoribosyltransferase codes for MKEILEYLFNHHTLSKSQAKAIMIEIAQNKFNATEVTAFISIFLMRNITLEELKGFREALLQMAVPVNLNTNGSIDIVGTGGDGKNTINISTLASFVVAGTGQKVTKHGNYGASTVTGSSNVLEALGYQFKKTSDELNQDLEKANICFLHAPYFHPALQSVGALRKSLGLRTFFNLLGPLVNPAKPQFSVIGVYNLEIARIYQYLLQQENQDFVLVHGMDGYDEISLTQDSKIITKSGENIYSAEDLGFKSVDSENIKAGETIEETAQIFKNILEGNGTDSQNAVVLVNAAVALHHTKKFGTYEDCLALVKESLFEGKALKSLRSIIND; via the coding sequence ATTATGATTGAGATAGCTCAAAATAAATTTAACGCAACTGAAGTCACAGCTTTTATCAGTATTTTTCTGATGCGAAATATTACCTTAGAAGAATTGAAAGGTTTCAGAGAAGCACTTCTTCAAATGGCTGTTCCGGTTAATTTGAACACCAATGGCAGTATTGATATCGTGGGAACAGGTGGTGACGGAAAAAATACCATCAACATTTCTACTTTGGCAAGTTTTGTAGTTGCTGGTACAGGACAAAAAGTGACCAAACACGGAAACTACGGAGCATCAACGGTTACAGGTTCATCGAATGTTTTAGAAGCTTTAGGCTATCAGTTCAAAAAAACTTCAGACGAACTCAATCAAGATTTGGAAAAAGCAAATATTTGTTTTCTTCACGCTCCTTATTTTCATCCTGCATTGCAATCTGTCGGAGCTTTACGTAAATCCTTAGGTTTACGAACTTTTTTCAATCTGCTTGGTCCGTTGGTAAATCCAGCAAAACCACAATTTTCGGTAATTGGAGTTTACAATCTGGAAATCGCAAGAATATATCAGTATTTGTTGCAGCAAGAAAATCAGGATTTTGTTTTAGTTCATGGAATGGATGGATACGACGAAATAAGCCTTACTCAAGACAGCAAAATCATTACAAAAAGCGGTGAAAACATTTATTCGGCAGAAGATTTAGGATTTAAATCCGTTGATTCTGAAAATATAAAAGCTGGAGAAACCATCGAAGAAACGGCACAAATTTTTAAAAATATATTGGAAGGAAACGGCACGGACTCACAAAACGCAGTTGTTTTAGTCAATGCAGCGGTTGCGTTGCATCACACAAAGAAATTTGGGACGTATGAGGATTGTTTGGCTTTAGTGAAAGAAAGTTTATTTGAAGGAAAAGCGCTGAAGTCGCTTCGCTCAATTATTAATGATTAA